A region from the Streptosporangium sp. NBC_01756 genome encodes:
- a CDS encoding MFS transporter: protein MNNPTTRQAAGARRAVSFFFILLGATSGAWAARIPAVKHDLHLSDGQLSYGLLAIAAGLVTGMRFAGRLTDRFGSARVVTPAAVATALAIIPPGYAPTLPLLIAALFLYGFINASLDVAMNAHGVEIERAYGRPIMSSFHGMFSLGGLAGAALAGLFAWLDLSAGATLATAGLPLAAFSLYAGRHLLPPTTPPTTAAAPTRARWSGWIILMGVVAFASLVGEGAAVDWTAVYLFEDLHASQGVAALGFAVFSTAMTIGRFAGDHLALRFGPVRLVRYSGFLAAAGLLTALLIGRVPVAIAGFALFGLGLSTIVPQVFSAAGNHDPARAGQAIAQVATVGYAGLVAGPAIIGGAAEIITLPGALVIPALLAAFMAASSGALRPRTPPTP, encoded by the coding sequence ATGAACAACCCCACGACCCGGCAGGCCGCAGGCGCCCGCCGCGCCGTATCCTTCTTCTTCATCCTGCTCGGCGCCACCTCCGGAGCCTGGGCCGCCCGCATCCCCGCAGTGAAACACGACCTCCACCTCAGCGACGGGCAACTCAGCTACGGCCTGCTCGCCATCGCCGCCGGCCTCGTCACCGGCATGCGCTTCGCCGGACGCCTCACCGACCGCTTCGGCAGCGCCCGCGTCGTCACCCCCGCCGCCGTCGCCACCGCCCTGGCCATCATCCCCCCCGGTTACGCCCCCACCCTCCCCCTCCTCATCGCCGCCCTCTTCCTGTACGGCTTCATCAACGCCTCCCTCGACGTCGCCATGAACGCCCACGGCGTCGAGATCGAACGCGCCTACGGCCGCCCCATCATGTCCTCCTTCCACGGCATGTTCAGCCTCGGCGGCCTCGCCGGCGCCGCCCTCGCCGGCCTGTTCGCCTGGCTCGACCTCAGCGCCGGCGCCACCCTCGCCACCGCCGGACTCCCCCTCGCCGCCTTCTCCCTCTACGCCGGACGCCACCTCCTGCCCCCCACCACTCCCCCCACCACCGCCGCGGCCCCCACCCGCGCCCGCTGGTCCGGCTGGATCATCCTGATGGGCGTCGTCGCCTTCGCCAGCCTCGTCGGCGAAGGCGCAGCCGTCGACTGGACCGCCGTCTACCTCTTCGAAGACCTCCACGCCTCCCAGGGCGTCGCCGCCCTCGGCTTCGCCGTCTTCTCCACCGCCATGACCATCGGCCGCTTCGCCGGAGACCACCTCGCCCTCCGGTTCGGCCCCGTACGCCTGGTCCGCTACTCCGGCTTCCTCGCCGCCGCCGGCCTGCTCACCGCACTGCTCATCGGCCGCGTCCCCGTCGCCATCGCCGGCTTCGCCCTGTTCGGCCTCGGCCTGTCCACCATCGTCCCCCAGGTCTTCTCCGCCGCCGGAAACCACGACCCCGCCCGCGCGGGGCAGGCCATCGCCCAGGTCGCCACCGTCGGCTACGCCGGACTCGTCGCCGGGCCCGCCATCATCGGCGGCGCCGCCGAGATCATCACCCTCCCCGGCGCCCTGGTCATCCCCGCCCTGCTGGCCGCCTTCATGG
- a CDS encoding DUF3817 domain-containing protein encodes MPTALRLFRYVAIAEACSWAGLLVGMFFKYIVEAGDLGVKVFGPIHGLLFVLYVVGVLAAARAGRWSVGTIVLGLACAVPPFTSLWFERRMLGGVREPVTA; translated from the coding sequence GTGCCGACCGCACTGCGTCTGTTTCGTTACGTGGCGATCGCCGAAGCGTGTTCCTGGGCGGGGCTGCTCGTCGGCATGTTCTTCAAGTACATCGTGGAGGCGGGCGACCTCGGGGTGAAGGTCTTCGGTCCGATCCACGGGTTGTTGTTCGTGCTGTATGTGGTCGGGGTGCTGGCCGCGGCGCGGGCGGGTCGCTGGAGTGTGGGCACGATCGTGCTGGGTCTGGCGTGCGCGGTGCCTCCGTTCACCTCGTTGTGGTTCGAGCGGCGCATGCTGGGCGGCGTCCGCGAGCCGGTCACCGCCTGA
- a CDS encoding DUF4037 domain-containing protein yields MMSSFVPGLELSRAFYAQVVQPLTADVTHSAALIGAGSEVLEFDTERSTDHDWGPRVVLFAAPETTGPLRETITTGLPPTFGGYPTTFGAGHGVEVVDAAAWFDDRLGFDPLRGVTTLDWLATPWQRLAEVTCGEVFHDGLGVLQQARSAVRWYPGDLWRYILACQWRRLAQLEAFPGRCGEVGDDLGSAVLTAELARDLMRLVLLMRRRYPPYGKWLGSAFARLTGTAELGDALTEAVAAKEWRERQRQLGRAYERVAALHNRLGLTEPLQTTTRGFYDRPFQVIGAQRFTDALGAAITDPQVRALPPTGSVDQFGDSADLLTCPRRCRAVTRAVLGEQATGLQSAA; encoded by the coding sequence ATGATGTCCAGTTTTGTGCCTGGTCTTGAGCTTTCGCGCGCCTTCTACGCGCAGGTCGTGCAGCCGCTGACCGCCGACGTCACACACAGCGCGGCACTGATCGGCGCCGGTTCGGAAGTGCTGGAGTTCGACACCGAACGCTCCACCGACCACGACTGGGGGCCCAGAGTGGTGCTGTTCGCCGCCCCCGAGACGACCGGTCCGCTACGGGAGACCATCACCACCGGCCTGCCACCGACCTTCGGCGGCTACCCGACCACCTTCGGCGCCGGCCACGGGGTCGAAGTCGTCGACGCCGCCGCCTGGTTCGACGACCGGCTCGGCTTCGATCCGCTGCGAGGAGTCACCACCTTGGACTGGCTGGCCACCCCCTGGCAGCGGCTGGCCGAGGTGACGTGCGGTGAGGTCTTCCACGACGGACTGGGCGTGCTGCAGCAGGCCCGTTCGGCCGTCCGCTGGTATCCGGGCGACCTGTGGCGTTACATATTGGCCTGCCAATGGAGACGCCTGGCCCAGCTGGAGGCCTTCCCCGGCCGGTGCGGAGAAGTCGGCGACGATCTCGGCTCAGCCGTGCTGACAGCCGAACTGGCCCGCGACCTGATGCGCCTGGTCCTGCTGATGCGCCGCCGCTACCCGCCGTACGGCAAATGGCTCGGCAGCGCCTTCGCCCGCCTGACGGGCACGGCCGAACTGGGGGACGCCCTGACGGAGGCGGTCGCCGCGAAAGAATGGCGAGAACGGCAGCGCCAGCTGGGCCGCGCCTACGAACGGGTCGCCGCGCTGCACAACCGGCTGGGACTGACCGAACCGCTGCAGACCACGACCCGGGGCTTCTACGACCGGCCGTTCCAGGTGATCGGCGCGCAACGGTTCACCGACGCGCTCGGCGCCGCCATCACCGATCCGCAGGTGCGGGCCCTGCCACCGACCGGCTCGGTCGACCAGTTCGGCGACTCCGCCGACCTGCTGACCTGCCCGCGACGGTGCCGGGCGGTGACGCGGGCCGTACTGGGGGAGCAGGCCACCGGCCTGCAGAGCGCGGCGTAG
- a CDS encoding GNAT family N-acetyltransferase, translating to MELTTAADVAAACDDDPLLVWAAQGMRDGIRAWTLGGAVAVASPDLNRRDRLTVRGNPREVTRLVRLALPQVGPEYRLLGDRPLVEELAARMEQVRKPKVFAWMDTDRTPPVPGDGGQTAAGWLQDADGEVGALLARAAPSAWAVPGLPQIRRWAGLRAGDGQLVATAADAWSCPRVGFVAGVATAAAARGRGYGQAVCRFVFAALAAEHGRVALMVDTDNHAAIGVYGRLGMSVRPVAAAAVSR from the coding sequence GTGGAGCTGACCACCGCCGCGGACGTGGCGGCCGCCTGCGATGACGACCCGCTGCTGGTGTGGGCGGCCCAGGGGATGCGCGACGGGATACGGGCGTGGACCCTGGGGGGTGCGGTGGCGGTGGCCAGCCCGGATCTGAACCGCCGCGACCGCCTGACGGTGCGCGGGAACCCGCGCGAGGTGACCCGGCTGGTACGGCTGGCGCTGCCGCAGGTGGGCCCGGAGTATCGGCTGCTGGGGGATCGGCCGCTGGTCGAAGAGCTGGCGGCGCGGATGGAACAGGTCCGGAAACCGAAGGTGTTCGCATGGATGGACACCGACCGGACACCGCCCGTCCCGGGAGACGGCGGCCAGACGGCGGCGGGGTGGCTGCAGGACGCCGACGGTGAGGTGGGCGCCCTGCTGGCGCGGGCGGCACCGTCGGCATGGGCGGTGCCGGGCCTGCCGCAGATCCGCCGCTGGGCGGGGCTGCGCGCCGGGGACGGGCAACTGGTGGCCACCGCCGCCGATGCCTGGTCGTGCCCGCGGGTGGGCTTCGTCGCCGGGGTCGCCACCGCCGCGGCCGCACGCGGCCGCGGGTACGGGCAGGCGGTGTGCCGGTTCGTCTTCGCGGCGCTGGCCGCCGAACACGGGCGGGTGGCGTTGATGGTCGACACCGACAACCATGCCGCGATCGGCGTCTACGGGCGGCTGGGCATGAGCGTGCGGCCGGTGGCCGCGGCGGCCGTGAGCCGGTGA
- a CDS encoding MarR family winged helix-turn-helix transcriptional regulator, with the protein MSVDNERDRLLHQISEIQRDLGRLFAQNHPSSPVFDSNLTMRQLKVVMILSFQDSASGQDLAHHLGVGLGTVTGIVDRLVGHGLVTRREDPHDRRVRRIELSPAGHTLTEQIADAGLANFRCLLGLLDTPTLHDLSTVMDKIQAAARALTAEKATQT; encoded by the coding sequence GTGAGTGTGGACAACGAACGTGACCGGCTGCTCCACCAGATCAGTGAGATACAACGCGATCTGGGGCGGCTCTTCGCCCAGAACCACCCCTCCTCCCCCGTCTTCGACTCCAACCTCACCATGCGGCAGCTCAAAGTCGTCATGATCCTGTCCTTCCAGGACTCCGCCTCCGGGCAAGACCTGGCCCACCACCTCGGTGTCGGCCTCGGCACCGTCACCGGCATCGTCGACCGCCTCGTCGGCCACGGTCTCGTCACCCGCCGCGAAGACCCCCACGACCGCCGGGTCCGCCGCATCGAGCTCAGCCCCGCCGGCCACACCCTCACCGAACAGATCGCCGACGCCGGCCTGGCCAACTTCCGCTGCCTGCTGGGGCTCCTCGACACCCCCACCCTCCACGACCTCTCCACCGTCATGGACAAGATCCAGGCCGCCGCCCGCGCCCTCACCGCCGAAAAGGCCACCCAAACATAG
- a CDS encoding efflux RND transporter permease subunit: protein MTALARLSLANRSLVIMIAVVLSAFGAFAIPSLKQQLLPSLSFPGASVIAPYQGASPEIVEDQVTKPIEDSFQGLEGVTEVTSTSREGMSQVQVAFEYGTDIDAAVAKMQQSLSRIDTQLPDGVDPQVLVGSTDDIPVLVLAVEAGDDERAMADKLQQIMVPELQSVEGVREAAVTGVRDETVVITPDAEKLAARGLAPTAVADALRANGQPIPAGSLVQDKVSLTVQVGGRISSVEELKDLYLIPAVAPQTQQPAQQSPQAQQGRQTPVAPTAQNAARAQQSPRPAAPKPVRLGDVATVERSLADSTSLTRTNGEPSLGVSVTMTPDGNAVSISHAVRAKVPDLVTAIGDASEVTVVFDQAPYVERSIEDLTTEGLLGLVFAVLVILIFLLSVRSTLVTAMSIPLSVVIALIALWLGDYSLNLLTLGALTIAVGRVVDDSIVVLENIKRHLEYGEAKRDAVLAGVREVSGAVTASTLTTVAVFLPIAVVGGMVGQLFAPFAITVTVALLASLLVSLTVIPVLAYWFLKAPVLNADQARVVREEAEAKELRSPLQRAYLPVLRFATKRRLITVLVGVVIFVGTMGLAGRLDTNFLDASGQNTLSVSQKMPPGTDLATTDAAAKKVEEVLGSLPDVQDYQVTVGSGGGFMGGSGGGDRASYSVTVSESAEAAVVQETLRERLKGLSGVGEVTIGGGQGGPGGGATNQLQVIVQAPDNAALQTAAEAVRAAMAKLDGLQDVASNLQASAPRVEVQVDREKAAAKGLTETQIGQVVAQRFRGTPLGQVTLDGRAGDLILRADKAPQTVKAVGELKLATASGQVKLSEVAKVAKVDGPTQVTRIDGERSATVSGTATGSDLGSVTTALTAKLEGVSLPAGASFTVGGVSADQDEAFGQLGLAMLAAIAIVFMIMVAAFRSFVQPLVLLVSVPFAATGAIALLLATGTPLGVPALIGMLMLIGIVVTNAIVLIDLINQYREQGLGVVEAVIEGGRRRLRPILMTAVATIFALIPMALGLTGSGGFISQPLAIVVIGGLLSSTLLTLVLVPTLYVTVERTKERFGRKPKTGKHEAETKGTAELASAR, encoded by the coding sequence ATGACCGCCTTGGCCAGGTTGAGCCTTGCCAACCGCAGCCTCGTCATAATGATCGCGGTCGTGTTGAGCGCGTTCGGCGCTTTCGCGATCCCGTCGCTGAAACAGCAGCTGCTGCCCTCCCTCTCCTTCCCCGGCGCCTCGGTGATCGCCCCCTACCAGGGTGCCTCCCCCGAGATCGTGGAAGACCAGGTCACCAAGCCGATCGAGGACAGCTTCCAGGGCCTGGAAGGCGTCACGGAGGTGACCTCCACCTCCCGGGAAGGGATGTCGCAGGTCCAGGTGGCGTTCGAGTACGGCACCGACATCGACGCGGCGGTCGCGAAGATGCAGCAGTCGCTGTCACGGATCGACACCCAGCTGCCCGACGGGGTCGACCCGCAGGTGCTGGTCGGCAGCACCGACGACATCCCGGTGCTGGTGCTGGCGGTGGAGGCCGGTGACGACGAGCGGGCCATGGCCGACAAGCTGCAGCAGATCATGGTGCCGGAGCTGCAGAGCGTCGAAGGGGTCCGCGAGGCGGCGGTGACCGGTGTCCGGGACGAGACGGTGGTGATCACCCCGGACGCCGAGAAGCTCGCCGCGCGAGGACTGGCGCCGACCGCCGTGGCCGACGCGCTGCGGGCCAACGGCCAGCCGATCCCGGCGGGCAGCCTGGTGCAGGACAAGGTGTCGCTGACGGTTCAGGTGGGTGGCCGGATCTCCTCGGTGGAGGAACTGAAAGACCTGTATCTGATTCCCGCCGTCGCGCCGCAGACCCAGCAGCCGGCCCAGCAGTCGCCGCAGGCACAGCAGGGCCGGCAGACGCCGGTGGCCCCGACGGCGCAGAACGCCGCCCGGGCCCAGCAGTCGCCGCGCCCCGCGGCGCCGAAACCGGTCAGGCTGGGGGACGTCGCCACGGTCGAGCGGTCACTGGCCGACAGCACGTCGCTGACGCGCACCAACGGGGAGCCGAGCCTGGGGGTGTCGGTGACGATGACACCGGACGGCAACGCGGTGTCGATCTCTCACGCGGTGCGCGCGAAGGTGCCCGACCTCGTCACCGCGATCGGTGACGCCTCCGAGGTGACGGTCGTGTTCGACCAGGCACCGTATGTGGAGCGCTCGATCGAAGACCTGACGACCGAGGGCCTGCTGGGCCTGGTGTTCGCGGTGCTGGTCATTTTGATCTTCCTGCTGTCGGTGCGTTCGACGCTGGTGACGGCGATGTCCATCCCCCTGTCGGTGGTCATCGCGCTGATCGCGCTGTGGCTGGGCGACTACTCCCTCAACCTGCTGACGCTGGGAGCGCTGACCATCGCGGTGGGACGGGTGGTGGACGACTCCATCGTGGTGCTGGAGAACATCAAACGGCACCTGGAGTACGGCGAGGCCAAACGCGACGCGGTGCTCGCGGGTGTGCGTGAGGTGAGCGGGGCCGTGACGGCCTCGACGTTGACGACGGTGGCGGTGTTCCTGCCGATCGCGGTGGTCGGCGGCATGGTGGGGCAGTTGTTCGCGCCGTTCGCGATCACGGTGACGGTGGCGCTGCTGGCGTCCCTGCTGGTGTCGCTGACGGTGATCCCGGTACTGGCCTACTGGTTTTTGAAGGCCCCGGTGCTGAACGCGGACCAGGCGCGAGTGGTCCGGGAGGAAGCCGAGGCCAAGGAACTGCGCAGCCCGCTGCAGCGCGCCTACCTGCCCGTGCTGCGGTTCGCGACCAAGCGGCGGCTGATCACGGTCCTGGTCGGTGTGGTGATCTTCGTGGGGACGATGGGGCTGGCCGGGCGGCTAGACACCAACTTCCTGGACGCCTCAGGGCAGAACACGCTCTCCGTCAGTCAGAAAATGCCCCCCGGCACCGACCTGGCCACCACCGACGCGGCGGCCAAGAAGGTGGAGGAGGTGCTGGGTTCACTGCCGGACGTGCAGGACTACCAGGTCACCGTGGGCTCCGGCGGCGGGTTCATGGGAGGGTCGGGCGGCGGTGACCGCGCCTCCTACTCGGTGACGGTGTCGGAGAGCGCCGAAGCGGCCGTGGTGCAGGAGACCCTGCGCGAGCGGCTCAAGGGGCTGAGCGGCGTCGGTGAGGTCACCATCGGAGGCGGGCAGGGCGGTCCGGGCGGTGGCGCGACCAACCAGCTCCAGGTGATCGTGCAGGCACCCGACAACGCCGCGCTGCAGACCGCGGCCGAGGCGGTGCGTGCCGCGATGGCGAAACTGGACGGACTGCAAGACGTGGCGTCCAACCTGCAAGCCAGCGCGCCTCGCGTCGAAGTCCAGGTGGACCGGGAGAAAGCGGCGGCCAAGGGCCTGACCGAGACACAGATCGGCCAGGTCGTCGCGCAGCGATTCCGTGGCACCCCGCTGGGCCAGGTCACCCTGGACGGGCGGGCCGGCGATCTGATCCTGCGCGCCGACAAGGCACCGCAGACGGTGAAGGCGGTCGGCGAGCTGAAGCTGGCGACGGCATCCGGTCAGGTCAAGCTGTCGGAGGTGGCGAAGGTCGCCAAGGTCGACGGGCCGACGCAGGTGACCCGGATCGACGGCGAGCGCAGCGCGACGGTGTCGGGTACGGCCACCGGCAGCGACCTGGGCAGCGTCACCACGGCGCTGACGGCCAAGCTGGAAGGGGTGTCGCTGCCGGCGGGGGCGAGTTTCACCGTCGGCGGTGTGAGCGCCGACCAGGACGAGGCGTTCGGGCAACTGGGGCTGGCGATGCTGGCGGCCATCGCGATCGTCTTCATGATCATGGTGGCGGCGTTCCGTAGTTTCGTCCAGCCGCTGGTGCTGCTGGTGTCGGTGCCGTTCGCGGCGACCGGTGCGATCGCTCTGCTGCTGGCCACCGGGACCCCGCTGGGTGTTCCGGCGCTGATCGGCATGCTGATGCTGATCGGAATCGTGGTGACCAACGCCATCGTGCTGATCGACTTGATCAACCAGTACCGGGAGCAGGGGCTGGGCGTGGTGGAGGCGGTGATCGAAGGAGGACGCCGCCGGTTGCGGCCGATCCTGATGACCGCGGTCGCGACGATCTTCGCGTTGATCCCGATGGCGCTGGGCCTGACGGGGTCGGGCGGGTTCATCTCCCAGCCGCTGGCGATCGTGGTGATCGGCGGCCTGCTGTCGTCGACGCTGCTGACGCTGGTGCTGGTGCCGACGTTGTATGTGACGGTGGAGCGGACCAAGGAGCGTTTCGGCCGCAAGCCCAAGACCGGCAAGCACGAAGCCGAGACGAAGGGCACCGCCGAGCTGGCCTCGGCGCGGTAG
- a CDS encoding SDR family NAD(P)-dependent oxidoreductase, which translates to MTVYLGDLFSLSGRVALVTGGSSGIGYAIAEALGRAGATVVITARRPAQLAEAATRLRDHGVTTATISADLGDPADVTRICDQAATFHGDIDILVNNAANNIRRPMNDLTADDYQQTMAVNLTAPYLLGQHFGPRMAGRGWGRIINIGSQQSISAFGDSGVYGVSKAAITGLTRSQAEAWSSHGVCVNTIIPGFVLTPLTEPAQAIPGRTEALAARTMTGRNGIPADFAGAAVLLAGQAGAYITGQTLCVDGGFSVH; encoded by the coding sequence ATGACCGTCTACCTCGGGGACCTCTTCTCCCTCTCCGGCCGGGTCGCCCTCGTCACCGGCGGCAGCTCCGGCATCGGATACGCCATCGCCGAAGCCCTCGGCCGCGCCGGCGCCACCGTCGTCATCACCGCCCGCCGGCCCGCGCAACTCGCCGAAGCCGCCACCCGCCTTCGCGACCACGGCGTCACCACCGCCACCATCAGCGCCGACCTCGGCGACCCCGCCGACGTCACCCGCATCTGCGACCAGGCGGCCACCTTCCACGGCGACATCGACATCCTCGTCAACAACGCCGCCAACAACATCCGCCGCCCCATGAACGACCTCACCGCCGACGACTACCAGCAGACCATGGCCGTCAACCTCACCGCCCCCTACCTCCTCGGCCAGCACTTCGGCCCCCGCATGGCCGGCCGCGGCTGGGGCCGCATCATCAACATCGGCTCCCAGCAGTCCATCAGCGCCTTCGGCGACAGCGGCGTCTACGGCGTCTCCAAAGCCGCCATCACCGGCCTGACCCGCTCCCAGGCCGAAGCCTGGTCCTCCCACGGCGTCTGCGTCAACACCATCATCCCCGGCTTCGTCCTCACCCCCCTCACCGAACCCGCCCAGGCCATCCCCGGCCGCACCGAAGCCCTCGCCGCCCGCACCATGACCGGCCGCAACGGCATCCCCGCCGACTTCGCCGGCGCCGCCGTCCTCCTCGCCGGCCAGGCCGGCGCCTACATCACCGGCCAGACCCTCTGCGTCGACGGAGGCTTCTCCGTCCACTGA
- the purB gene encoding adenylosuccinate lyase, whose product MTAKPRIPNVLAARYASAELARLWSPEYKVVAERRLWLAVLAAQAKLGVAVPAGAVADYEKVVEQVDLASIAERERVTRHDVKARIEEFNALAGHEQVHKGMTSRDLTENVEQLQIRDSLLLMRERCVALLARLGALAAEHSGTVMAGRSHNVAAQSTTLGKRFASAADELLVAFARLEELIARYPLRGVKGPVGTAQDMLDLLGGDPAALAELEGAVAAHLGFAHRLTSVGQVYPRSLDYEVVTALVQLAAAPSSLAKTIRLMAGHELVTEGFAEGQVGSSAMPHKMNTRSCERVNGLTVILRGYASMVGELAGDQWNEGDVSCSVVRRVALPDAFFAFDGLVETSLTVLAEFGAFPAVIAAELDRYLPFLATTKMLMAAVRAGMGRESAHELIKEHAVAAALAMRERGAGNELLARLAADERFPLDGAALADLLAQRIAFTGAAAEQVEAVVARIAEVTARYPAAAAYTPAAIL is encoded by the coding sequence GTGACTGCCAAGCCGCGTATCCCCAATGTCCTGGCCGCCCGCTACGCCTCCGCGGAGCTGGCCCGTCTGTGGTCTCCCGAGTACAAGGTGGTGGCCGAACGCCGCCTGTGGCTGGCGGTGCTGGCCGCGCAGGCGAAGCTCGGGGTCGCGGTTCCCGCAGGAGCGGTGGCCGACTACGAGAAGGTCGTCGAGCAGGTGGACCTGGCCTCCATCGCCGAGCGTGAACGAGTCACCCGCCATGACGTGAAGGCCCGCATCGAAGAGTTCAACGCCCTGGCCGGGCACGAGCAGGTCCACAAGGGCATGACGTCGCGGGACCTGACCGAAAACGTCGAACAGTTGCAGATCCGCGACAGCCTGCTGCTGATGCGGGAGCGGTGCGTGGCGCTGCTGGCCCGGCTGGGGGCGCTGGCCGCCGAACACTCGGGCACCGTGATGGCCGGACGTTCGCACAACGTGGCGGCGCAGTCGACCACCCTGGGCAAGCGGTTCGCCTCGGCGGCCGATGAGCTGCTGGTGGCCTTCGCCCGGTTGGAGGAGCTGATCGCCCGCTACCCGCTGCGGGGCGTCAAGGGCCCCGTCGGTACCGCTCAGGACATGCTGGACCTGCTGGGCGGCGACCCGGCCGCGCTGGCCGAGCTGGAAGGGGCGGTGGCGGCTCATCTGGGGTTCGCGCACCGGCTGACCAGCGTCGGGCAGGTGTATCCGCGGTCACTGGACTACGAGGTGGTCACGGCCCTGGTGCAGCTGGCCGCCGCTCCCTCCTCACTGGCCAAGACGATCCGGCTGATGGCCGGGCACGAGCTGGTCACCGAGGGGTTCGCCGAGGGGCAGGTGGGGTCGTCGGCGATGCCGCACAAGATGAACACCCGCTCATGCGAACGCGTCAACGGACTGACGGTGATCTTGCGGGGATACGCCTCCATGGTCGGTGAACTGGCGGGCGACCAGTGGAACGAAGGGGACGTGTCCTGCTCGGTGGTGCGGCGGGTGGCGCTGCCGGACGCGTTCTTCGCCTTCGACGGCCTGGTGGAGACCTCACTGACCGTCCTTGCGGAGTTCGGCGCGTTCCCGGCGGTCATCGCCGCGGAACTCGACCGGTATCTGCCGTTCCTGGCGACCACGAAGATGCTGATGGCCGCGGTGCGGGCCGGCATGGGCCGCGAGAGCGCCCACGAGCTGATCAAGGAGCACGCGGTCGCGGCGGCACTGGCGATGCGCGAGCGCGGCGCCGGCAACGAGTTGCTGGCACGGCTGGCCGCCGATGAACGCTTCCCGCTGGACGGTGCGGCACTGGCCGACCTGCTGGCGCAGCGGATCGCGTTCACCGGCGCGGCGGCCGAGCAGGTCGAGGCGGTCGTGGCGCGCATCGCCGAGGTCACCGCCCGCTATCCGGCCGCGGCCGCCTACACCCCGGCAGCGATCTTGTGA